A single window of Sulfitobacter sp. JL08 DNA harbors:
- a CDS encoding universal stress protein: MYHNILVPIAFDHERDKSAPLKLAKLLSSPDAKVTLLHVIEHVPSYALSYLTEDFLKGTRDALDAEMEKLASQVPGAVGRVVEGHSGRTILDFAEKDGSDLIIIASHRPEMQDYLLGSTAARVVRHAQCAVHVVR, encoded by the coding sequence ATTCTTGTACCGATTGCCTTTGATCACGAGCGTGACAAATCCGCGCCGCTGAAGCTGGCCAAGCTTTTGTCGTCGCCCGATGCAAAAGTGACATTGCTGCATGTCATCGAACATGTGCCGTCCTACGCATTGTCCTATCTGACCGAAGATTTTCTGAAAGGCACCCGCGATGCGCTGGATGCAGAGATGGAAAAACTGGCATCGCAAGTACCCGGCGCCGTGGGCCGGGTGGTAGAAGGCCATTCCGGCCGCACCATTCTGGACTTTGCCGAAAAAGACGGTTCCGACCTGATCATCATCGCCTCGCACCGGCCCGAAATGCAGGATTACCTGCTGGGCAGCACTGCCGCACGCGTTGTGCGCCATGCCCAATGCGCGG